From the Bradyrhizobium ontarionense genome, the window AACCTGACGCTTGATGATGACATCATCGGCAACGGCCGCATCATTCAGTACAGCGCGACCTCGGCGCCCCTGATCGTCAACAACTGGACGATCCCGAACGGCACGTCGCACAACGTCTATGGGCGGGTGAGCGCCGGCGTGGTGGCGCCGCTCTGGAGCAACGTGGCGCTGACCGCCAACGTGTCACGCACGATCGGGCGCACCGGCGGTGACGATTTCTTCGGCACCGGGGGGCTCAAGATCTCGTTCTGAGGTCAGCCGTCGCGGCGGTTCTGGGGGCGCTGCCGCGACGGCGGACGCGAGGGCAGCTCGGAAGAGCTGCCCTTCGCTTTCGTGGGTTCAACAATCGCATCCGATGCGCGTAGTGTTCGATCTCTGTCCGGACCCGGAGCTCGCCATCATGATCCCCACCATCGCCGTCATCGCGCCCGGTGCCATGGGCAGCGCAATCGCCGCTCGTCTTGCCGAACATGGCTGCAAGGTGCTCACCTCGCTCGACGGACGGAGCGCGACGACGCGGAAGAGGGCGGCCGCTTCCGGCATGGTCAGCGCCGGCGACGCCGAGATCGCCAATGCCGACATCATCCTGTCGATCGTGCCGCCCGGCGAGGCCGTGGCGCTGGCCGAGCATTTGGCCACGCTGATCAACCGCAGTGCCAAGAAGCCGGTCATCGTCGACTGCAATGCCGTCAACGTCGAGACCATCCGGACGATCGCGGACGTCGTGCTGTCGTCCGGCGCCCACTTCGTCGACGCCGCCATCATCGGCCTGCCGCCGAAGCCCGGTACGACGGGCCCGGCGTTCTATGTCAGCGGCGAGGCGGCGGCCGACGTCACCGTGCTGGGTGAGCTCGGGCTCGATCTGCGCCGGATCGACGGGCCGATCGGCGCGGCCTCGGCGCTGAAGATGTCCTATGCCGGGATCAACAAGGGCCTGACGGGGCTCGGCGCCGCGATGGTGCTCGCGGCTGTCAGCGCCGGCGCCGCGGACGCGCTGCGCGACGAACTGGCGTTGAGCGCGCCGCATATCCACGCGCGGCTTGGCAATGCGCTGCCGGACATGCTGCCGAAGGCCTATCGCTGGGTCGCCGAGATGCGCGAGATCGCCGGCTTCCTGGGGGACGATCATCCGGCCGCGCTGATCTATGAAGGTTTCGCGCGGCTGTTCGAGCACATCGCGGCCGACGTAGAGGGCGCGGGCACAGATGCGGCGCAGCTCGTGGCGTTTGCCGAGAGCTGCAAGGCGAAGAAGTAGGCCAAACTCGCTCCACGCGTCATTGCGAGCGCAGCGAAGCAATCCAGCGCAATGACGAACTAATTTGACCGCTGCGTAGGGTGGGCAAAGGCGCACCGCGCAGCGCGCGGGGAGGCGTGCCCACCGTTTCTTGCGCTGTTGTTGCCGATAAACGGTGGGCACGCGACGCCTGCGGCGTCGCTTTGCCCACCCTACGAAGCGATGACGACTTGATCATCCCGCCGTCAGCAGCGGAATCGCCTCGTCGCGTTCGTAGAGATAGAGCAGGCAGCGCAGCGCGTCGCTGCGCGGGCCCTTGAGCTTCGGATCCTCCTTCAGGATGCGCAGCGCCTCGTCGCGCGCCTGGGTGATCAGCTGGGCATGCACCTCGGGACGGGCGATGCGATAGCCGGGCAGGCCGCTCTGGCGGATGCCGAGCACATCGCCTTCGCCGCGCAGCTTGAGATCCTCCTCGGCGATGCGGAAGCCGTCGGTGGTCTCGCGGATGACGGCGAGCCGCGCCTTCGACATCTGTCCGAGCGGCTCGTGATAGAGCAGGATGCAGGTCGAGGCCTCCGAGCCGCGGCCGATGCGGCCGCGCAGCTGGTGCAGCTGGGCGAGGCCGAAGCGCTCGGCATTCTCGATCACCATGATGCTGGCCGCCGGCACGTCGACGCCGACCTCGACCACGGTGGTCGCGACCAGCAGGCGGAGCTCATGGGCCGCGAACCGGCCCATGACGTCGTCCTTCTCGCTGCCCTTCATCTTGCCGTGGACGAGGCCGACCTTGTCGCCGAAGCGCTCGCGCAGGCTCTCGAAGCGGTCGGTCGCGTTGGTCAGGTGATCGGTGCCCTCGGCCTCGGATTCCTCGACCAGCGGGCAGATCCAGTAGACGAGCTTGCCGCCATCGAGCGCGCGGCCGACGGCGTCGATGACCTCGCCGAGCCGGGTGTCGGCCACCGCGCGGGTGTCGATCGGCTGCCGGCCGGCCGGCTTCTCGCGCAGCTCGGAAATGTCCATGTCGCCGAAATAGGTCAGCACCAAGGTGCGCGGGATCGGCGTCGCCGACAGCACCAGCACGTCGACGGCCTCGCCCTTGGAGGTCAGTGCCAGCCGCTCGCGGACGCCGAAGCGATGCTGCTCGTCGACGATGGCAAGCGCCAGCGATTTGAACACGACGTCGTCCTGGATCAGCGCGTGGGTGCCGATGAGGATGTCGATCTCGCCGGCCTCGAGACGGGCGAGGATGTCGCGGCGCTCCTTGCCCTTCTCGCGGCCGGTCAGGATGGCGACCCGCATCCCGGCGCGCTCGGCCAGCGGCGCGATGGTCTTGGCATGCTGGCGCGCCAGGATCTCGGTCGGCGCCATCAGCGCGGCCTGCTTGCCGGCCTCGGCGACGGCAGCAGCCGCCAGCAGCGCCACCACCGTCTTGCCCGAGCCGACATCGCCCTGCAGCAGCCGCAGCATGCGCACCGGCTTCTCCAGGTCCTCGGCGATCGCGACCATGGCTTGGGCCTGCGAGTTCGTCAGCGCGTAAGGCAGGGCGTCGATGATCCGGTGGCGCAGGTGGCCGTCGCCGGCATGGCGGTTGCCGGCGGGGCGGCGCAATTGCGCCCGCACCAGCGCCAGCGCCAATTGGCCGGCGAGCAGCTCGTCGAAGGCGAGTCGCGACCAGAACGGGTTCTCCGGGAGGATGTCCGTCAGTTCCTGCGGGACATGCACCCGCGTCAGCGCCTCCTTCAGCGGCGGGAAGCCGCAGCGGCTGAGCACCTCGGGGCTGATCCATTCCGGCAGGTCCGGCAGCTTGGTCAGCGCCAGAGCGATCGCGCGGCGCAGCGAGCCGAGCGCGAGGCCTTCGGTCAACGGATAGACCGGGTCGATTCCTGACAGCTTGGCAAAGGCGGCTTCGTCCAGGATCGGGTGGGGATGAACGATCTGCGGGATGCCGTCATACATCTGGACGGTGCCGGAGACGTAGCGCTTGGCGCCGACGGGAAGGATCTTCTCGATGTAGTCGCCCTTGGGCCGGAAGAACGTCAGCACGACGTCGCCGGTCTCGTCGCTGGCATAAACCAGATAGGGGGCGCGCGCGTTCCGCGACGGACGGTGTCGGTCGACCGTGACCTCCAGCGTCACCATGGTCCCGGCCGCGGCCTCGCGCACCTTGGGCCGGTGGCGGCGGTCGATCACGCTGGCCGGCAGATGCAAGAGCAGGTCGACCAGGCGCGGCGTGTCGCTGCAGCTGAGCAGGTAGCGCAGCAGCTTGTCCTGCTTCGGCCCGACCCCCGACAGGGTCGTGACCGGCGCGAACAGCGGATTTAGGACGGCAGGGCGCATGGACGAACACTTAAAGCGGTTTGAAAGCCGGAATAGCCGTAACCGTCGCGACATCCACCTCTTTTTTCACCGGTTTCTGGCGGGACGGACATGCCGGTTCTGCGGCCGTAAGGGCTGACACGGGCCCCGCGCGCCGCTATATCGAACCGCGCCCGGCACCGTCCGGGCTTTCGGCGTTGTACTGCAGGGATACCGCGATGACAGGGACCACCCGATCGAGCCAAGGCCTAGACGACCGCCGCAAGCGGCTGCTGTTCCGCTGCTGGCATCGCGGCACCCGTGAAATGGACCTGATTCTGGGTCGTTTTGCCGATTCGGAGATCGGGACGCTGGCTGAGAGCGAGTTGGCCGAGCTCGAGCTGCTGCTCGAAATTCCGGACCCGGATTTCTATGCCGCCGTGACCGGCGCCCGGCCGCTGCCGCCCGAGCAGGCCG encodes:
- a CDS encoding succinate dehydrogenase assembly factor 2, producing MTGTTRSSQGLDDRRKRLLFRCWHRGTREMDLILGRFADSEIGTLAESELAELELLLEIPDPDFYAAVTGARPLPPEQAGALFARIKAFRAVDAD
- a CDS encoding NAD(P)-dependent oxidoreductase; the encoded protein is MIPTIAVIAPGAMGSAIAARLAEHGCKVLTSLDGRSATTRKRAAASGMVSAGDAEIANADIILSIVPPGEAVALAEHLATLINRSAKKPVIVDCNAVNVETIRTIADVVLSSGAHFVDAAIIGLPPKPGTTGPAFYVSGEAAADVTVLGELGLDLRRIDGPIGAASALKMSYAGINKGLTGLGAAMVLAAVSAGAADALRDELALSAPHIHARLGNALPDMLPKAYRWVAEMREIAGFLGDDHPAALIYEGFARLFEHIAADVEGAGTDAAQLVAFAESCKAKK
- the recG gene encoding ATP-dependent DNA helicase RecG; the encoded protein is MRPAVLNPLFAPVTTLSGVGPKQDKLLRYLLSCSDTPRLVDLLLHLPASVIDRRHRPKVREAAAGTMVTLEVTVDRHRPSRNARAPYLVYASDETGDVVLTFFRPKGDYIEKILPVGAKRYVSGTVQMYDGIPQIVHPHPILDEAAFAKLSGIDPVYPLTEGLALGSLRRAIALALTKLPDLPEWISPEVLSRCGFPPLKEALTRVHVPQELTDILPENPFWSRLAFDELLAGQLALALVRAQLRRPAGNRHAGDGHLRHRIIDALPYALTNSQAQAMVAIAEDLEKPVRMLRLLQGDVGSGKTVVALLAAAAVAEAGKQAALMAPTEILARQHAKTIAPLAERAGMRVAILTGREKGKERRDILARLEAGEIDILIGTHALIQDDVVFKSLALAIVDEQHRFGVRERLALTSKGEAVDVLVLSATPIPRTLVLTYFGDMDISELREKPAGRQPIDTRAVADTRLGEVIDAVGRALDGGKLVYWICPLVEESEAEGTDHLTNATDRFESLRERFGDKVGLVHGKMKGSEKDDVMGRFAAHELRLLVATTVVEVGVDVPAASIMVIENAERFGLAQLHQLRGRIGRGSEASTCILLYHEPLGQMSKARLAVIRETTDGFRIAEEDLKLRGEGDVLGIRQSGLPGYRIARPEVHAQLITQARDEALRILKEDPKLKGPRSDALRCLLYLYERDEAIPLLTAG